The Chitinispirillales bacterium genomic interval ACGAAAAATGGAAAAATTTATTGGGTTTGTCGTTTTGCAATTACTTGGACAAAGGTGATTTTATTGAAAAATTAGAAAACGGCGAATTAGAAAACATAGACGTAATTTTTCATCTCGGCGCATGTTCTTCCACTACGCAAAGCGATGAAAATTATCTTATAGAAAATAATTACCGTTATACCCTGCGGATTGCGCAGTGGATCGCCAAACACCCAAGGACGCGATTAATCTATGCTTCGTCCGCGGCGACTTACGGTAACGGAGAAAACGGATATTTAGACAATGAAGCTGAAATTGAGAAATTGCGTCCTCTTAATTGTTACGGTTATTCAAAACAACTTTTTGATCTGAAAGCGAAAAACGAAGGATGGTTAAAGAATATAGTCGGATTGAAATATTTTAACGTTTTTGGCCCAAATGAATATCACAAAGGCGACATGAAAAGCGTAATTTGTAAGGCTTTTGAAAACGCCTACCGTAACGGAAGGATCCGTTTATTCAAATCTTATAACCATCAATACCGCGACGGAGAACAACTAAGAGATTTCATATATGTTAAAAACGCGGTAGATATTACGCTTTTTTTCTGGAATAAAAATCGTAATATCGGCGGATTATTTAACGTCGGAACAGGAATCGCCAAAACTTGGAACGACGTTGCCAAGGCTCTTTTTTGCGCTTGCGGAAGAACCAATATCATAAAAGAAAAAAACGGAAACTTAAATTCCGATAGAATTATCGACGCTAATACTGGACTTATAGAATATACGGAAATGCCAGAAACACTTAAAAACAGGTATCAATACTATACATGCGCCGACATTTCAAAACTGCGCGACGCCGGTTATAATCACAAAGAGTTTTCAATAGAAAACGCTATTGACGATTACGTTAAAAATTATCTTATTGATACAAAGTACTTAGGAGACGAAAAATGAACAGATTTATATTATTTTGCGTTATTGCGGTTTCTATGCTTTCAACGAATGTTTTTGCGGAAGATATTGTTCACTATACTTTAGCAAAGGAGTATTACGCCAGGGGTAATTATGATTTGGCGATGGATGAATACAAAAAAGTTCTTTCCGCCTATCCGGATCATTACGAATCTTATTTGGCGCTGGGAGATATTTACAAAATACGCGGAAATCCTCAGCAGGCGGAAACAAATTATAAAAACGCGTTAAAATATAATGTCGGCTGGACGTATGCGCAAATAAAATTAGCCGATCTTTATGAAACGCAAAACAGAAACGACGAAGCGCTTAAACTATACCGCGAAGCGCTTAATGGAGCCGACGAGCCCCAAAAAACTCAGATAAACCAAAAAATCGATTCGCTTGTAAAAAGAGAAACTAAAGAATCGCCTGTCGTAAGCAAACCGGTGACGCAAAAAAATGAAAACAAACCCGTCGTAATAACAAATTCGGCAAAAACATTTTTAGATTCGGCAATATACTATTACCAAAGCGGTAATAAAAACTCAAATCCGGCAGAACACAAAAAATCGCTTGATTTTATCTCTAAAGCGTTAAAAGAAAGCCCCGGTTATCCTGCCGCATATTATTATGCGGGACTTATCAGAAGAAAACTCAATGAAAATGAAAAAGCGAGAATAAATTTTGAACGGGCTGTAAACGATCCCGAATTAGGATACAACGCGCATTTTTATCTCGGAAAAATTTACGGAGATATGCAAAAATATCAACAAGCGATTGATAATTTGGAGAAATATATCGGCAAAACTAATTATGCACAAGGGAAATCGGAAGCGCAAAATCTTATAAATACATACAAAAAACTAATGCAAATCGAAAAAGAAAAAAATCCGCCGATAAACATAAAAACATTAGTCGAAAAAGAAATCACAGAGGAAATATCCGTTCTCCCGAAGCAAGTTCCGATACCTGAAATAGAAGTTAGAATCGAACAGAATTTGAGCATGGCTATAGTTGACAGCGCTACAAACGAAGGACAGGATTTACTGAAAGGCGTAAAATTCTTTTACAACAAAGAATATGACAAAG includes:
- the rfaD gene encoding ADP-glyceromanno-heptose 6-epimerase, which encodes MIVVTGAAGFIGSAVIWRLNLTGEKNILAVDSLRSNEKWKNLLGLSFCNYLDKGDFIEKLENGELENIDVIFHLGACSSTTQSDENYLIENNYRYTLRIAQWIAKHPRTRLIYASSAATYGNGENGYLDNEAEIEKLRPLNCYGYSKQLFDLKAKNEGWLKNIVGLKYFNVFGPNEYHKGDMKSVICKAFENAYRNGRIRLFKSYNHQYRDGEQLRDFIYVKNAVDITLFFWNKNRNIGGLFNVGTGIAKTWNDVAKALFCACGRTNIIKEKNGNLNSDRIIDANTGLIEYTEMPETLKNRYQYYTCADISKLRDAGYNHKEFSIENAIDDYVKNYLIDTKYLGDEK
- a CDS encoding tetratricopeptide repeat protein — protein: MNRFILFCVIAVSMLSTNVFAEDIVHYTLAKEYYARGNYDLAMDEYKKVLSAYPDHYESYLALGDIYKIRGNPQQAETNYKNALKYNVGWTYAQIKLADLYETQNRNDEALKLYREALNGADEPQKTQINQKIDSLVKRETKESPVVSKPVTQKNENKPVVITNSAKTFLDSAIYYYQSGNKNSNPAEHKKSLDFISKALKESPGYPAAYYYAGLIRRKLNENEKARINFERAVNDPELGYNAHFYLGKIYGDMQKYQQAIDNLEKYIGKTNYAQGKSEAQNLINTYKKLMQIEKEKNPPINIKTLVEKEITEEISVLPKQVPIPEIEVRIEQNLSMAIVDSATNEGQDLLKGVKFFYNKEYDKAIDEFRKVIEKYPSKSSAGSAVYNIGVCLFKLKNWDGANKEFANYANRYPNGAMLESAMFLSGVSLREQTKNSGAQKVFNDYIKKYRNGNWAGKSYEKLGDIYSDLDQPNQAIDAYKQADALASNNEDKLYAKYKTAEIYNRLKNYSVAEKTYLAVISLGAEAKLTSKVPESYYRLADYYYLNKRWSDAANQYTKATRLFPDYSDTPWGLYQTANCSYHSNKYKEAIEGYDILKEKFPNDYWTKQAEFRRSDAVWKYQYKQGN